Below is a window of Deltaproteobacteria bacterium DNA.
GTGTGGAAATCTTGGAGAAAAATCTGATTCGTAATAAGAAAGTCGTAAAAGTTAATTAGTTATGCCCGACCCCATTCCGCGTCCCGCTGCTTTCAACATTCCATTCGCCAGGTGCCCCCGGCTATGGGCTATATTTAAACTAGCCGGAAATAAACTCTTCTGCTGCATTTTTTATTATTCTGGACCGTACTTCCTTAATCCACTTTATCTTCATAATATCCTCGCGGCTAGCATGGATTACGTCACCAACACGGGGATAGAGTGGTTCCACTCTAAGCCTTAAGCGCTCACTAATGGATAGGGCCGAAACCGGCTCCTCCAAAAGGACGCTTATTATGGAAGTAGTTTCTACCTTGGTACCGCATTCCGAACAGAATTTTGCATTAGGAGGAATATCCGTTGAGCAGTTCGGACATTTGTCGACCGCCTCCTTCAACGAAGCGAGGAACGCTTCAATTTGTCTGTCGTTACTGCTGAACTCACGATAATCTGTTAAACTTAGAGACGTCATTGCTTCAG
It encodes the following:
- a CDS encoding zinc ribbon domain-containing protein; its protein translation is ALDILCYSGVLTSQGTVKIAERKTGPRYMVHLSLLFTEKAFSAPNFAEAMTSLSLTDYREFSSNDRQIEAFLASLKEAVDKCPNCSTDIPPNAKFCSECGTKVETTSIISVLLEEPVSALSISERLRLRVEPLYPRVGDVIHASREDIMKIKWIKEVRSRIIKNAAEEFISG